The following are encoded together in the Roseobacter denitrificans OCh 114 genome:
- a CDS encoding aa3-type cytochrome c oxidase subunit IV, translating into MAEHKHGEMDIEAQEKTFDGFMRWSMRTVIAIIVLIIWMAIFIT; encoded by the coding sequence ATGGCAGAACACAAACACGGCGAGATGGACATCGAAGCGCAAGAGAAAACCTTTGATGGCTTCATGCGCTGGTCCATGCGGACGGTTATCGCAATCATCGTGCTGATTATCTGGATGGCGATCTTCATCACTTGA
- a CDS encoding DUF6173 family protein — protein sequence MDDRITTAAEALEAAALAGLHEVHADPEASNACAKPLPRAMTEKPAVEKSPAQWAYERIILYLKNFEEQLDNSHEVAMGFTGGDAGVLRIEGMGYFAPDIVTFYGVDGAGAKTQMVQHVSQLNVMLRALPKPAEKKEPNRIGFRLAQELDKQS from the coding sequence ATGGACGACCGCATCACCACCGCAGCCGAAGCATTGGAGGCGGCCGCGCTTGCGGGGCTGCATGAGGTCCATGCCGACCCTGAAGCTTCAAATGCCTGTGCCAAACCCCTGCCTAGGGCGATGACCGAAAAACCTGCTGTGGAAAAGTCGCCAGCCCAATGGGCCTATGAAAGAATTATACTTTATCTCAAGAACTTCGAAGAACAACTTGATAACTCACATGAAGTCGCAATGGGCTTTACCGGCGGGGATGCCGGGGTTTTGCGGATTGAGGGCATGGGGTATTTCGCGCCGGATATCGTGACGTTTTATGGTGTAGATGGCGCCGGTGCCAAGACACAGATGGTGCAGCATGTCAGCCAGCTGAACGTCATGCTGCGTGCGCTGCCCAAACCGGCGGAGAAGAAAGAACCCAACCGCATCGGTTTTCGGCTGGCGCAGGAACTGGACAAGCAGAGCTGA
- a CDS encoding MBL fold metallo-hydrolase: MKDHTPQGLRYPWENPPQEGMATQVAPGVLWMRLPLPMKLDHVNIYALDDGDSWTVVDTGFASRRTKAIWRTLMDGPLQGKPITRVIVTHHHPDHVGLAGWLQSEFGAELLTTRTAWLFSRMLTLDEQAVPSDESIAFYQSAGMDPEVLARRRVERPFNFADVVAPMPLGFTRLKQGDVIEFGGRHWDIHIGNGHAPEHATFWSRDDNLVIAGDQILPSISPNIGVYATEPMADPIGDWLESCERFAGIARPDHLVLGGHKLPFTGLPMRLSQLIDNHHGALHRLLAFIDTPKAAGECFAPLFKRSIGDGEYGLALVEAVAHLSHLYQSGLATRTRRGDGAWVYQRKE; this comes from the coding sequence ATGAAAGATCACACCCCCCAGGGCCTGCGGTATCCGTGGGAAAATCCGCCGCAAGAGGGGATGGCGACGCAGGTTGCGCCCGGTGTGCTCTGGATGCGCCTGCCGCTGCCGATGAAGCTGGACCATGTAAACATCTACGCGCTGGATGACGGCGACAGCTGGACGGTGGTGGATACCGGTTTTGCCTCCCGGCGCACCAAGGCGATCTGGCGCACCCTGATGGATGGCCCCTTGCAAGGCAAGCCGATCACGCGCGTGATCGTCACGCATCATCACCCTGATCACGTCGGTCTTGCGGGGTGGCTGCAATCCGAATTTGGGGCTGAACTGCTGACCACGCGGACCGCATGGCTGTTTTCGCGCATGCTCACGCTGGATGAACAGGCCGTGCCTTCGGATGAGAGCATTGCCTTTTATCAAAGCGCCGGGATGGACCCGGAGGTTCTGGCGCGGCGCCGGGTGGAGCGCCCGTTCAACTTTGCGGATGTCGTGGCCCCGATGCCCCTGGGGTTTACACGCCTGAAACAGGGCGATGTGATCGAATTTGGTGGGCGTCACTGGGACATCCACATCGGGAATGGCCATGCGCCTGAACACGCCACCTTCTGGAGCCGGGACGACAATCTGGTGATTGCGGGCGATCAGATCTTACCGTCGATCAGTCCGAATATCGGGGTCTATGCCACTGAACCGATGGCCGACCCGATCGGCGACTGGCTCGAAAGCTGCGAGCGTTTCGCCGGGATTGCGCGACCTGATCATCTTGTTCTCGGCGGGCACAAGCTGCCCTTCACCGGGTTGCCGATGCGCCTGTCGCAACTGATCGACAACCATCATGGCGCGCTGCACAGATTGCTGGCCTTTATCGACACGCCAAAGGCCGCGGGCGAGTGTTTTGCGCCACTGTTCAAGCGCAGCATCGGGGATGGTGAATATGGTCTGGCGCTGGTGGAGGCGGTCGCGCACCTCAGCCACCTTTACCAATCCGGGCTTGCGACGCGAACCCGGCGCGGCGATGGTGCGTGGGTGTATCAGCGCAAGGAGTAA
- a CDS encoding acyl-CoA dehydrogenase produces the protein MPFRAPVDEFSFLLNNVVGFDEVSATSMFEAASPDVTQAVLVEAGKLCDEVLAPLQRVGDVNPARLENGVVRTPPGFDAAWKAIAQGGWVGMAADPEFGGMALPMAVTSAVNEMMSGACLSLQIAPLMAQGQIEALEHHASDEIKALYLPKLIAGEWTATMNLTEPQAGSDVGALSSKAQPNGDGTYAVTGQKIYISWGDHDVADNICHLVLARLPDAPAGTKGISLFLVPKFIPNADGTLGAQNTVKVVSLEHKLGLHGSPTAVMQYDGATGWLVGAKEGGMAAMFTMMNNARLGVGGQGTGVAEAAYQHALSYARERKQGKSAIVDHADVRRMLGTMKADIYAARAIGLSCAVAIDMAHATGSADWQARAALLTPIAKAFGSDTGIAVADAGIQVHGGMGFVEETGAAQYSRDVRVTAIYEGTNGIQAMDLVARKMADNGEAAHRLLDEIEACAEHAKTTLPELAEAVWQASESLRESTEWLVSERDMNARFAGATCYLRAFARVLGGYLHLKAALAAPGGPREALARLYIRRLLPEHTALLAQAQIGAEDLFGLSLEELAA, from the coding sequence ATGCCTTTTCGCGCGCCCGTCGATGAATTTTCTTTCCTGCTGAACAATGTGGTCGGATTTGATGAAGTATCCGCCACGTCGATGTTTGAGGCAGCCTCCCCGGATGTCACGCAGGCTGTTCTGGTGGAGGCAGGCAAGCTGTGCGACGAGGTGCTCGCCCCCCTGCAACGCGTCGGCGATGTGAATCCAGCGCGGCTTGAAAACGGTGTGGTCAGAACGCCGCCCGGCTTTGATGCGGCGTGGAAAGCCATCGCCCAAGGGGGGTGGGTTGGCATGGCTGCTGATCCCGAGTTTGGCGGCATGGCCCTGCCGATGGCGGTGACCAGTGCTGTGAACGAGATGATGAGTGGTGCGTGTTTGTCGTTGCAGATCGCACCGCTGATGGCACAGGGTCAGATCGAAGCGCTGGAGCATCATGCCAGCGACGAGATCAAGGCGCTTTACCTGCCCAAGCTGATCGCGGGCGAGTGGACCGCGACCATGAACCTGACTGAACCACAGGCGGGCTCGGATGTTGGTGCGTTGTCTTCAAAGGCGCAGCCCAACGGCGATGGCACCTATGCGGTGACGGGGCAGAAAATCTATATCAGCTGGGGCGATCACGACGTTGCGGACAACATCTGCCACCTTGTGCTGGCGCGTCTGCCCGATGCACCGGCGGGCACCAAGGGGATCAGCCTGTTTCTGGTGCCCAAGTTCATTCCGAACGCGGATGGCACGCTGGGCGCGCAGAACACGGTCAAGGTGGTGAGCCTGGAGCACAAGCTCGGTCTGCATGGATCGCCCACGGCTGTGATGCAATATGACGGGGCGACCGGCTGGCTTGTGGGTGCGAAAGAAGGCGGCATGGCGGCGATGTTCACGATGATGAACAATGCGCGTCTTGGCGTGGGCGGGCAGGGAACCGGCGTGGCCGAGGCCGCCTATCAACACGCGCTGAGCTATGCGCGCGAGCGCAAACAGGGCAAGAGCGCCATCGTGGATCATGCGGATGTGCGCCGGATGCTGGGCACGATGAAGGCGGATATCTACGCCGCGCGCGCCATTGGGCTGAGTTGTGCGGTGGCGATCGACATGGCGCATGCAACAGGCAGCGCCGACTGGCAGGCGCGCGCCGCCTTGCTGACGCCCATCGCCAAAGCCTTTGGCAGTGATACCGGGATTGCCGTCGCGGATGCGGGCATTCAGGTGCATGGCGGCATGGGATTTGTCGAAGAAACCGGGGCGGCACAGTACAGCCGCGACGTGCGGGTGACCGCGATTTATGAGGGCACCAACGGTATTCAGGCCATGGACCTTGTTGCGCGCAAGATGGCCGACAATGGCGAGGCGGCACACCGTCTGCTGGATGAAATCGAAGCCTGCGCGGAGCATGCAAAAACCACCCTGCCGGAGCTTGCCGAAGCGGTCTGGCAGGCCTCCGAAAGCCTGCGTGAAAGCACCGAGTGGCTGGTGTCCGAACGGGATATGAACGCGCGTTTTGCCGGAGCGACATGCTATCTGCGTGCCTTTGCACGGGTTCTGGGGGGCTATTTGCACCTCAAAGCAGCGCTTGCCGCACCCGGTGGGCCGCGAGAGGCGCTTGCACGTCTCTACATCCGGCGTCTATTACCGGAGCATACGGCCCTGCTGGCGCAGGCGCAGATTGGCGCGGAGGACCTGTTCGGTCTGAGCTTGGAAGAATTGGCAGCCTGA
- a CDS encoding L-threonylcarbamoyladenylate synthase has translation MKTTEPTCLTPTPDGIAQAADLLRTGALVAFPTETVYGLGADARNGRAVATVFEAKGRPSFNPLIVHVHDATQARRFCHWSDSAEKLATAFWPGPVSLVLPLREEHGLSSLVTAGLPTVALRVPAHPAARALLRAFDGPVAAPSANPSGKISPTTARHVAEGLGTKVAAILDDGPCSVGLESTIVGLDAAPCLLRPGGLPAEEIERVLGQTLSRATEGKISAPGQLVSHYAPDGHVRLNATSAQAGEVLLGFGHMDCDLNLSRDGDLTEAASALFESLHQLDATGKAIAVAPIPQHGLGAAINDRLRRAAAPRP, from the coding sequence ATGAAGACGACAGAGCCAACATGTCTGACGCCAACGCCGGATGGTATCGCGCAAGCAGCCGATCTGTTGCGCACCGGCGCGCTGGTCGCCTTTCCAACGGAAACGGTGTACGGCCTTGGCGCGGATGCGCGCAACGGGCGCGCTGTCGCCACTGTTTTCGAAGCCAAGGGCAGGCCAAGTTTCAACCCGCTGATCGTGCATGTGCATGACGCAACGCAGGCCCGGCGGTTCTGCCACTGGTCTGACAGCGCCGAGAAACTGGCCACGGCCTTCTGGCCCGGCCCGGTGAGCCTTGTGCTGCCGCTGCGTGAGGAGCACGGTCTGTCCTCCCTCGTGACTGCCGGGCTGCCCACGGTTGCTCTGCGGGTGCCCGCGCATCCCGCCGCGCGCGCCTTGTTGCGGGCCTTTGACGGCCCTGTTGCCGCGCCCTCTGCGAACCCGTCTGGGAAAATCAGTCCCACGACCGCGCGGCATGTGGCCGAAGGTCTGGGCACCAAGGTAGCGGCAATTCTGGATGACGGGCCTTGCAGCGTGGGGCTGGAAAGCACCATCGTCGGTCTTGATGCCGCCCCCTGTTTGCTGCGACCCGGCGGATTGCCCGCCGAAGAGATCGAGCGTGTGCTGGGGCAAACGCTGTCCCGTGCGACCGAGGGCAAGATATCTGCACCCGGACAACTGGTGTCTCACTACGCACCCGACGGGCACGTTCGCCTGAATGCAACAAGCGCGCAGGCGGGCGAGGTTTTGCTGGGATTTGGTCACATGGACTGCGATCTCAACCTGTCCCGCGACGGGGATCTGACCGAAGCGGCCAGCGCTCTTTTTGAGAGCCTGCACCAGTTGGACGCCACGGGAAAGGCCATTGCCGTGGCCCCGATCCCGCAGCATGGGCTTGGTGCCGCCATCAATGACCGTTTACGCCGCGCGGCGGCTCCGCGCCCTTGA
- a CDS encoding YqgE/AlgH family protein, translating into MNLEGKLLVAMPSMGDPRFQNAVILICAHSAKGAMGLIINKPTPEIRISDVLDQLDILSSQKTREMVVHFGGPVETGRGFVLHSTDYASSLNTLIVDGAFGMTATLDILEEIADGRGPAQALMMLGYAGWGGGQLENEIAQNGWLTTNATSDLVFDLPAARKWSEALHSLGVDPINLSPAAGHA; encoded by the coding sequence TTGAATCTGGAAGGTAAACTGCTTGTTGCGATGCCTTCGATGGGCGATCCGCGTTTTCAAAACGCGGTCATTCTCATTTGCGCGCATTCAGCCAAGGGCGCGATGGGGCTGATCATCAACAAACCCACTCCTGAAATCCGCATCAGCGATGTTCTGGACCAGCTCGATATCCTGTCCTCTCAAAAAACGCGGGAGATGGTCGTGCATTTTGGCGGACCGGTTGAGACCGGGCGCGGTTTTGTCCTGCATTCAACGGATTACGCGTCCAGCCTGAACACGCTGATCGTCGATGGTGCATTCGGCATGACCGCGACGCTCGATATTCTCGAAGAGATCGCTGACGGCCGCGGGCCTGCGCAGGCCTTGATGATGCTTGGTTATGCCGGGTGGGGCGGGGGGCAATTGGAAAATGAAATTGCCCAGAACGGATGGTTGACCACCAACGCCACCAGTGACCTCGTGTTCGATCTGCCTGCGGCGCGCAAATGGTCCGAGGCATTGCACAGCCTTGGGGTCGATCCCATCAACCTGAGCCCGGCGGCAGGGCACGCCTGA
- a CDS encoding protein-disulfide reductase DsbD domain-containing protein — protein MTRNLSILALSVLLASAASAQDRFETPITAEVLPGWVQSDGSRMAALRLTLAPGWKTYWRAPGDAGIPPRFDWSYSRNLEAVGISWPTPKVFDQNGMRSVGYDNTLVIPLRIEPKHNNQPVSLNARMELGICSDICIPHELELSGEIPGDTPNPTPAIAAALAQQPYSASEAGVRATECSISPTSDGLQIEARVTMPSAGDPEYIVIEPGPGDIWVSEAKTKRRGGTIVATSDMVNVNGGPIALDRSAIRITVLGSKYAVDIRGCAGG, from the coding sequence ATGACGCGAAACCTATCCATTCTTGCTCTGTCCGTGCTGCTTGCCAGCGCTGCATCTGCACAGGACCGCTTTGAAACCCCGATAACGGCCGAGGTCCTGCCGGGCTGGGTTCAATCGGATGGCAGCCGCATGGCCGCCCTGCGCCTGACGCTGGCACCGGGGTGGAAGACCTATTGGCGCGCACCGGGGGATGCGGGCATTCCGCCGCGTTTCGACTGGTCATATTCACGCAACCTCGAAGCGGTGGGGATTTCGTGGCCGACCCCAAAGGTGTTTGACCAGAACGGCATGCGCTCGGTCGGCTATGACAACACGCTGGTCATCCCTTTGCGTATCGAACCCAAGCACAACAACCAACCGGTCAGCCTGAATGCGAGGATGGAGCTTGGCATATGTTCCGACATCTGCATCCCGCATGAGCTGGAACTGAGTGGCGAAATCCCCGGGGATACGCCCAACCCCACGCCCGCCATCGCGGCGGCGCTGGCACAACAACCCTACAGCGCGAGCGAAGCGGGTGTGCGCGCCACGGAATGCAGCATCAGCCCCACATCAGACGGGCTGCAGATCGAGGCGCGGGTGACCATGCCATCGGCGGGGGATCCCGAATACATTGTGATTGAACCCGGACCGGGCGATATCTGGGTCAGCGAGGCCAAGACCAAGCGCCGCGGCGGGACCATCGTGGCCACATCCGATATGGTGAACGTGAACGGTGGACCGATCGCGCTGGACCGATCCGCCATCCGGATTACCGTTCTCGGTTCGAAATATGCGGTTGATATCCGCGGTTGCGCCGGCGGCTAG
- a CDS encoding efflux RND transporter permease subunit, translated as MARQIPSSAGGLLSYFTRHRTLANLLFVLLLVCGLAAIPNMRTQFFPDVVLEEVRVNINWDNASAEDMDRAILQLLEPAVLTLDGVEGTISFTGEGWASTRVTFAPDWDMIRALADVQNAVDGIDGFPSEMEEPNVFQRSWTDRVTDVVITGPVGPDQLANFADEMVVRLFAAGVTRTSLQGVAAPQTLVEVPSVELIANDITMADIAAAIRAEVDTDPAGDVSGANARVTTGSEKRDPEQIAAIVLRSNADGSKLTIGDVATISRQGSDRGQSYFVGDNPAVSLRVNRSAQGDAIEIQRTVERVAEELQSTLPEGVTVDLVRTRAEAISSRLSILVENGLTGLALVVCLLFLFLNARTAFWVAAGIPVAMMAAIAIMYAAGLTLNMISLFGLIITLGIVVDDAIVVGEHADHRARHLNEPPMQAAENAARRMAMPVLAATLTTVIAFFGLMAVGGRFGTLIQDIPLTVIAVLIASLIECFLILPNHMAHALAAKAKERWYDWPSRQVNKGFRHIRETLFRPFIAGVIAARYVVLAGVVAILASQVALFVRGDVQWRFFNAPERGSVSGNFAMVEGATREDSMEMMRMMQRATNELAAEYEERYGASPVAYVLSVVGGHTGRGLSGSGSKDKDLLGGIAIELIDAELRPYSSFAFVADLQERVENHPLVETVAFRGGRSGPGGDSLNVRLYGAETDQLKAAGLALQDALLRYPEVSALEDTLAYDKEELILDLTPQGQALGFKIDDLGRSLRNRLGGIEAATYPEGPRSAEIRVELPEGELTADFLERTQLRSPTGAYVLLADIVSVERRTAFNSVRRENGLRVISVTGDISEDDPVRATEIETALREEILPDIASTYQLDWQMAGLAEEENSFLSDAFTGLILCLTGIYLVLAWVFASWTRPIVVMAIIPFGLVGAIYGHWVWDVPLSMFTVVGLLGMTGIIINDSIVLVTTIDEYAQDRGLIPSIIDGAADRLRPVLLTTLTTVLGMMPLLYETSQQAQFLKPTVITLVYGLGFGMLLVLLVVPALIAVQHDFARQLTATRRAVSSPMRVGFYALWSGIALWLAVTLGWAWWQGEIYAPLREMFGFEAEGNAMLGALALFIAGAGLLALLGYVVLALRLRLKGPLDA; from the coding sequence GTGGCGCGCCAGATCCCGTCGTCGGCAGGCGGTCTTCTGTCCTATTTCACGCGCCATCGCACGCTGGCAAACCTGTTGTTTGTTCTGTTGCTTGTCTGCGGTCTGGCGGCGATCCCGAACATGCGCACGCAGTTCTTCCCGGACGTGGTGCTCGAAGAGGTGAGGGTCAATATAAACTGGGACAATGCCAGCGCCGAGGACATGGACCGCGCCATCCTGCAACTGCTTGAACCGGCGGTTCTGACGCTGGATGGCGTGGAAGGTACGATTTCTTTCACGGGCGAAGGCTGGGCGTCAACGCGCGTCACTTTCGCACCTGACTGGGACATGATCCGCGCGCTCGCGGATGTGCAGAACGCGGTGGACGGGATTGATGGCTTCCCCAGCGAAATGGAAGAGCCAAACGTGTTCCAACGGTCGTGGACGGACCGGGTAACCGATGTTGTCATCACCGGGCCGGTTGGGCCGGATCAACTGGCGAACTTTGCCGATGAGATGGTGGTGCGTCTCTTTGCGGCGGGTGTGACACGGACGAGCCTGCAGGGCGTGGCAGCACCACAAACGCTGGTGGAGGTGCCTTCGGTTGAACTGATCGCCAATGACATCACCATGGCGGACATCGCTGCCGCCATTCGCGCGGAGGTGGATACCGACCCCGCTGGCGATGTGTCGGGTGCGAATGCACGCGTGACGACGGGTTCTGAAAAACGGGATCCTGAGCAGATTGCAGCGATTGTTTTACGCTCCAACGCTGATGGCTCCAAGCTGACCATCGGGGATGTGGCGACGATATCGCGGCAGGGGTCTGACCGGGGGCAAAGCTATTTTGTCGGTGACAATCCTGCGGTGTCGCTGCGCGTGAACAGATCGGCGCAAGGTGATGCCATCGAAATCCAGCGCACCGTTGAACGCGTCGCGGAAGAGCTGCAATCGACACTGCCCGAAGGGGTCACGGTGGATCTTGTGCGCACCCGGGCTGAGGCGATCTCAAGCCGGTTGAGCATTCTGGTTGAGAACGGATTGACCGGGCTGGCGCTGGTTGTCTGTCTGCTGTTTCTCTTTCTGAATGCGCGCACCGCGTTTTGGGTCGCGGCAGGCATCCCGGTGGCGATGATGGCGGCGATTGCGATCATGTATGCCGCCGGTTTGACGCTGAACATGATATCGCTGTTCGGACTGATCATCACGCTGGGTATCGTGGTTGATGACGCCATCGTCGTAGGTGAGCATGCGGATCATCGGGCGCGGCACCTGAATGAACCCCCGATGCAGGCCGCCGAAAATGCCGCGCGCCGCATGGCGATGCCCGTATTGGCGGCCACGCTCACGACCGTCATCGCCTTTTTCGGCCTGATGGCAGTGGGCGGACGTTTCGGCACGTTGATTCAGGACATTCCGCTGACGGTGATCGCCGTGTTGATCGCCTCGCTGATTGAATGCTTCTTGATCCTGCCCAACCACATGGCCCATGCGCTGGCTGCCAAGGCCAAGGAGCGCTGGTATGACTGGCCCAGTCGGCAAGTCAATAAAGGGTTTCGCCACATCCGCGAAACCCTGTTCCGCCCCTTCATCGCCGGCGTCATTGCGGCACGGTATGTGGTGCTGGCGGGGGTGGTTGCGATTTTGGCCAGTCAGGTGGCGTTGTTCGTGCGCGGCGACGTGCAATGGCGGTTTTTCAACGCGCCGGAACGCGGATCAGTCTCTGGCAACTTTGCGATGGTGGAGGGGGCGACGCGCGAGGATTCGATGGAGATGATGCGCATGATGCAGCGCGCGACCAACGAGCTTGCCGCCGAATACGAGGAACGCTACGGCGCAAGCCCGGTTGCCTATGTTCTGTCTGTGGTGGGCGGGCACACCGGGCGCGGGTTGAGCGGGTCTGGCTCAAAAGACAAGGACCTGCTGGGCGGGATCGCAATCGAACTGATTGATGCCGAATTGCGCCCCTATTCCAGTTTCGCATTTGTGGCGGATCTGCAGGAACGGGTCGAAAACCACCCGCTTGTCGAAACGGTGGCATTCCGTGGGGGGCGGTCAGGGCCGGGTGGCGATTCGCTGAACGTGCGCCTTTACGGGGCGGAAACGGATCAACTCAAGGCGGCCGGTTTGGCCTTGCAGGACGCCCTGCTGCGCTATCCTGAGGTCAGCGCGCTCGAAGACACGCTGGCCTATGACAAGGAGGAATTGATCCTCGATCTGACGCCGCAAGGGCAGGCACTGGGCTTCAAGATTGATGATCTGGGCCGCAGTTTGCGCAATCGCCTCGGCGGTATCGAAGCGGCGACCTATCCCGAAGGGCCGCGCAGTGCAGAGATCCGCGTTGAACTGCCCGAGGGCGAGTTGACGGCTGATTTTCTCGAACGCACCCAGTTGCGCAGCCCGACGGGGGCCTATGTGCTGCTTGCGGATATCGTCAGTGTGGAGCGGCGCACCGCGTTCAACTCCGTGCGGCGTGAAAACGGGTTGCGTGTCATCTCGGTCACGGGAGACATCTCGGAAGATGATCCGGTGCGCGCCACTGAAATCGAGACAGCGTTGCGCGAGGAAATCCTGCCCGACATCGCCAGCACCTACCAATTGGACTGGCAGATGGCCGGGCTTGCCGAGGAAGAGAACTCCTTTCTCAGCGACGCCTTTACCGGGCTGATCCTCTGTCTGACGGGGATATACCTTGTGCTGGCCTGGGTTTTTGCCAGTTGGACGCGGCCCATCGTCGTCATGGCCATCATCCCCTTTGGCCTCGTCGGGGCGATTTACGGCCATTGGGTGTGGGACGTCCCCCTCAGTATGTTCACGGTCGTGGGTTTGTTGGGCATGACCGGGATCATCATCAACGATTCAATCGTTCTGGTCACGACGATCGACGAATACGCGCAGGATCGCGGGCTGATCCCGTCCATCATTGACGGGGCTGCGGATCGCCTGCGACCTGTATTGCTGACCACGCTGACAACGGTGCTTGGCATGATGCCGCTGCTTTATGAGACCAGCCAGCAAGCGCAGTTCCTCAAACCGACGGTGATCACGCTGGTCTATGGCCTCGGGTTCGGGATGCTGCTGGTGCTTCTGGTGGTGCCCGCCTTGATCGCGGTGCAGCATGATTTTGCCCGCCAACTCACCGCGACGCGGCGCGCGGTGTCCTCGCCCATGCGCGTCGGGTTCTATGCGCTCTGGTCCGGGATCGCGCTGTGGTTGGCGGTGACGCTTGGCTGGGCGTGGTGGCAGGGGGAAATCTACGCCCCCCTACGCGAGATGTTCGGCTTTGAGGCAGAGGGCAACGCGATGCTCGGTGCGCTGGCGCTGTTCATCGCAGGGGCGGGTCTGCTGGCGCTGCTCGGCTATGTCGTGCTGGCGCTGCGGTTGCGCCTCAAAGGTCCGCTGGACGCCTAG
- a CDS encoding efflux RND transporter periplasmic adaptor subunit: protein MRFLRQSMIGLFLASVALGLLVYAAQLVSDAVQSSLSSERAPPEVRERVFVVNLITAVEGAQTPVLETFGEVNSRRRLELRAAISGRIINLSPAFAEGGSVTAGEVIVSIDPADMQSAYDRLAADLADAKAEVRDADRGLDLAQQEERAAQQQAVLREQALARQVDLAARGVGSAASVETAELASAAAEAVVIARRQAVAQAQARIDQAATRVARAEIALAEAARNLADTVVDAPFSGTLSNTAAVEGGLVAANERLADLIDPSDLEVAFRVSTTQYARLLDEQGVLIDAPVAVRLDANGSDLTATGRINRVSGDTGEAQTGRLVFARLGAAPGFRPGDFVTVLVQEPMLEDVIRLPASAVGSGGEVLVLGQNDRLDAVDVQLVRRQGDDVLVRAEGLAGREVVRERSPLLGAGIAVRPLRSDAEEARAMPALLDLSADRRARLVAFVQNDTQMPEADKAQVLAQLSQQEVPAHMVARLESRMGG from the coding sequence ATGCGCTTCCTGCGGCAAAGCATGATCGGCCTGTTCCTTGCGTCAGTGGCGCTGGGCCTGCTAGTTTACGCGGCGCAATTGGTCAGCGATGCGGTGCAATCCAGTCTGAGCAGCGAGCGTGCGCCGCCCGAGGTGCGGGAACGTGTGTTCGTGGTCAACCTCATCACCGCTGTGGAGGGGGCGCAAACCCCAGTCCTTGAAACTTTTGGGGAGGTCAACTCCCGGCGCAGGCTGGAGTTGCGGGCAGCGATTTCGGGGCGGATTATCAACCTGTCACCCGCATTTGCCGAAGGGGGCAGCGTCACCGCCGGAGAGGTGATCGTGTCGATTGATCCGGCGGATATGCAGTCGGCCTACGACCGTCTGGCAGCCGATCTGGCCGACGCAAAAGCGGAGGTGCGCGATGCGGACCGAGGGCTTGATCTGGCCCAGCAGGAAGAACGCGCCGCACAACAACAAGCGGTGCTGCGCGAACAGGCGCTTGCGCGTCAGGTCGATCTGGCCGCGCGCGGCGTGGGCTCGGCCGCATCGGTTGAAACCGCGGAACTGGCATCGGCGGCGGCTGAGGCCGTCGTCATTGCACGCAGGCAGGCCGTAGCACAGGCACAGGCCCGCATCGATCAGGCTGCAACCCGGGTTGCACGCGCGGAAATTGCCCTTGCCGAGGCCGCGCGTAACCTTGCGGATACGGTTGTCGATGCGCCCTTCAGCGGCACATTGAGCAACACCGCCGCTGTGGAAGGTGGTTTGGTCGCTGCAAACGAGCGGCTGGCCGATCTGATTGACCCTAGCGATCTTGAGGTCGCTTTCCGTGTGTCCACGACCCAATATGCGCGGCTGCTGGATGAACAGGGCGTCCTGATTGATGCGCCCGTTGCGGTACGGCTGGACGCCAACGGCTCTGATCTGACTGCGACGGGCCGGATCAATCGGGTCAGCGGGGACACGGGCGAGGCACAGACCGGGCGTCTGGTTTTTGCCCGGCTGGGGGCGGCCCCCGGATTTCGTCCGGGGGATTTCGTTACCGTTCTCGTTCAGGAGCCCATGCTGGAGGACGTGATCCGCCTGCCGGCCTCGGCGGTCGGGTCGGGTGGAGAGGTTCTTGTGCTGGGGCAGAACGATCGGCTGGACGCAGTCGATGTGCAACTCGTGCGTCGTCAGGGCGATGATGTGCTGGTGCGTGCCGAGGGGCTGGCAGGGCGAGAGGTCGTGCGTGAACGCTCGCCACTGTTGGGGGCGGGTATTGCCGTGCGTCCCTTGCGCTCTGACGCCGAAGAGGCACGTGCGATGCCCGCGCTTCTGGACCTGAGCGCGGATCGTCGCGCGCGGCTGGTCGCATTCGTGCAGAACGATACCCAGATGCCAGAGGCGGACAAAGCGCAAGTGCTGGCTCAACTGTCACAGCAGGAGGTTCCGGCGCATATGGTCGCGCGCCTCGAAAGCCGGATGGGAGGCTAG